In a genomic window of Nocardiopsis mwathae:
- a CDS encoding class I SAM-dependent methyltransferase: MPETPHSSDERSALVSSMYGAQDLGSFSLFSGNFINYGYWSGDVLTGPGPITVEQRTRSQEEMYRVVVGRLGVGPDDVLLEVGCGIGVGTALVVREFGPAEVHGVDLSPDQLARAERTNAEVLREHPGRLSFHQGSALDLPWPDAAFTGVYSVEAAQHFGDLASFAREAHRVLRPGGRFALATFFSPDDQGPTRLAELIATVRDGIDVVHPIGSFTADLGAAGFTDVRAEPIGDHVWHGFDTWVSQTEYRDTWGRNWLPAYKEGWVDYYLVTATAANGAPTSR, from the coding sequence ATGCCCGAAACTCCGCACTCATCCGACGAGCGGAGCGCCCTGGTGTCCTCCATGTACGGCGCCCAGGACCTGGGCTCGTTCTCGCTGTTCTCCGGAAACTTCATCAACTACGGCTACTGGTCCGGGGATGTCCTCACCGGGCCCGGCCCCATCACCGTGGAGCAGCGCACCCGCAGCCAGGAGGAGATGTACCGGGTGGTGGTCGGCCGTCTCGGCGTCGGCCCCGATGACGTCCTGCTGGAGGTCGGGTGCGGGATCGGAGTGGGGACCGCGCTCGTCGTCCGCGAGTTCGGCCCGGCCGAGGTCCACGGCGTGGACCTGTCACCGGACCAGCTGGCCCGCGCCGAGCGGACCAACGCCGAGGTCCTGCGCGAGCATCCCGGGCGCCTGTCCTTCCACCAGGGGTCGGCCCTGGACCTGCCGTGGCCGGACGCCGCCTTCACCGGCGTCTACTCGGTGGAGGCGGCCCAGCACTTCGGCGACCTCGCCTCCTTCGCCCGCGAGGCGCACCGAGTTCTGCGCCCGGGCGGGCGGTTCGCGCTGGCGACGTTCTTCTCCCCCGACGACCAGGGGCCGACGCGCCTGGCCGAACTGATCGCGACCGTCCGCGACGGCATCGACGTGGTCCACCCCATCGGCTCCTTCACCGCCGACCTCGGCGCGGCGGGCTTCACCGACGTCCGGGCCGAGCCGATCGGAGACCACGTCTGGCACGGCTTCGACACCTGGGTCAGCCAGACCGAATACCGCGACACCTGGGGCCGCAACTGGCTCCCCGCCTACAAGGAGGGCTGGGTCGACTACTACCTCGTCACCGCCACGGCCGCCAACGGCGCGCCGACCTCGCGATGA
- a CDS encoding DJ-1/PfpI family protein, translating to MRIAILLYDGIAALDAVGPYEVLTHLPDTEVVHVGRRRGEVRTGRGSLGLTVDAELGELPDPDVILVPGGPGQRDLMTDGPVHDWLRATDATSTWTTSVCTGSLVLAAAGLLQGRRATTYWLALGELPALGAVPVEERVVFDGKYVTAAGVSSGIDMALSLAGAIAGDATAREIQLAIEYDPRPPHRSGSPATAPADLVTALRERSRFTATPG from the coding sequence ATGCGCATCGCCATCCTCCTCTACGACGGCATCGCGGCCCTCGACGCCGTCGGCCCCTACGAAGTCCTCACCCACCTCCCCGACACCGAAGTCGTCCACGTCGGCCGGCGCCGCGGGGAGGTGCGCACCGGCCGCGGGAGCCTCGGCCTGACCGTCGACGCCGAACTCGGCGAGCTGCCCGACCCCGACGTGATCCTCGTCCCCGGCGGGCCCGGGCAGCGCGACCTCATGACCGACGGTCCGGTACACGACTGGCTGCGCGCCACCGATGCCACGAGCACCTGGACCACCTCCGTGTGTACGGGATCGCTCGTCCTGGCCGCGGCCGGGCTCCTACAGGGGAGACGCGCCACCACCTACTGGCTCGCGCTGGGCGAGCTGCCCGCGTTGGGGGCGGTCCCCGTCGAGGAACGCGTCGTCTTCGACGGAAAGTACGTCACCGCGGCCGGAGTCTCCTCCGGGATCGACATGGCGCTGAGCCTGGCCGGGGCCATCGCCGGAGACGCGACCGCGCGGGAGATCCAGCTGGCGATCGAGTACGACCCCCGGCCGCCCCACCGTTCGGGCTCTCCCGCCACCGCACCGGCCGACCTCGTCACGGCGCTGCGCGAGCGCAGCCGGTTCACCGCGACACCGGGGTAG
- a CDS encoding GlxA family transcriptional regulator — translation MASRTMLIPVFDRLQSLDVTGPLEVFDRAARIADPARPAYTVVTASVHGGPVRTSSGLDIVPAAALDRVGDIDTLVVPGGPGTREPHPDLVEWLRRSAPRARRVAAVCTGAFLLARSGLLAGRRATTHWSHCDSLARDFPDITVDPDPIFVRDGNIATSAGVTAGIDLALALVEEDLGRDTALTVARHLVVYLRRPGNQAQFSTHLAAQTAAREPLRDLQHWIAGNLDADLSVEALAARVQLSPRQFARVFTAEIGITPGRYVDRTRLETARRLLEDTDDGVERTARTCGYGTPEAMRRAFVRALGVSPADYRHRFRPTAH, via the coding sequence ATGGCGAGCCGAACCATGCTGATTCCCGTGTTCGACCGGCTCCAGTCGTTGGACGTCACCGGCCCACTGGAGGTGTTCGACCGGGCCGCCCGCATCGCCGACCCGGCGCGCCCGGCCTACACCGTCGTCACCGCCTCGGTGCACGGCGGCCCGGTGCGCACGTCGAGCGGGCTCGACATCGTGCCCGCGGCGGCACTGGACCGGGTCGGGGATATCGACACCCTGGTGGTGCCCGGCGGGCCTGGGACGCGTGAACCCCACCCCGACCTGGTGGAATGGCTGCGCCGCAGCGCACCGCGGGCACGGCGGGTGGCCGCGGTGTGCACGGGGGCGTTCCTCCTCGCCAGGTCCGGGCTGCTCGCGGGGCGCAGGGCCACCACCCACTGGTCGCACTGCGACAGCCTCGCCCGGGACTTCCCGGACATCACCGTGGACCCCGACCCCATCTTCGTGCGCGACGGCAACATCGCCACATCCGCGGGCGTCACCGCGGGGATCGACCTGGCCCTCGCCCTGGTCGAGGAGGACCTGGGCCGGGACACGGCGCTGACCGTCGCCCGCCACCTCGTCGTCTACCTGCGCCGCCCGGGCAACCAGGCACAGTTCAGCACCCACCTCGCCGCACAGACCGCCGCCCGCGAACCCTTGCGCGACCTCCAGCACTGGATCGCCGGAAACCTCGACGCGGACCTGTCGGTGGAAGCACTGGCCGCGCGCGTGCAGCTGTCCCCGCGCCAGTTCGCCCGCGTGTTCACCGCCGAAATCGGCATCACCCCCGGCCGCTACGTCGACCGGACCCGGCTGGAAACCGCGCGGCGCCTATTGGAGGACACCGACGACGGGGTCGAGCGCACCGCCCGCACCTGCGGCTACGGCACCCCCGAGGCGATGCGGCGCGCGTTCGTCCGCGCACTCGGCGTCTCACCCGCCGACTACCGCCACCGGTTCCGCCCCACCGCACACTGA